A genomic region of Rhodanobacter sp. contains the following coding sequences:
- the mlaC gene encoding phospholipid-binding protein MlaC has product MMRHLAFATAIAFGSAFVAPAFAQQAAQQPAAQQTPTQVVQGIAQQLDTAVAGHKAELQQNKEKLIGVINGVFLPHFDVDYAAILVLGMHAREASPEQRAEFAKAFYNSITRRYAEGLLNYTAGVVKVLPTDAGDLNPKRSVVRTQVATGDGKTVSVDFVFRKTASGEWKAYDVVIEGISYITNYRNQVDAEIRKVGLAQLIKNLQTQGDQALKAMEQDGKAHGG; this is encoded by the coding sequence ATGATGCGTCACTTGGCTTTTGCCACCGCCATCGCTTTCGGCAGCGCATTTGTCGCGCCGGCCTTCGCCCAGCAGGCGGCCCAGCAGCCCGCCGCCCAGCAGACCCCGACGCAGGTGGTGCAGGGCATCGCCCAGCAGCTCGACACCGCCGTGGCCGGCCACAAGGCCGAACTGCAGCAGAACAAGGAAAAGCTGATCGGTGTCATCAACGGCGTGTTCCTGCCGCACTTCGACGTCGACTACGCGGCGATCCTGGTGCTCGGCATGCATGCCCGCGAGGCCTCCCCCGAGCAGCGCGCCGAGTTCGCCAAGGCGTTCTACAACTCGATCACCCGCCGTTATGCCGAAGGCCTGCTCAACTACACCGCAGGCGTGGTGAAGGTGCTGCCGACCGACGCCGGCGACCTCAATCCCAAGCGCAGCGTGGTGCGTACCCAGGTGGCCACCGGCGACGGCAAGACGGTGTCGGTGGACTTCGTGTTCCGCAAGACCGCCAGCGGCGAATGGAAGGCCTACGACGTGGTGATCGAGGGCATCTCCTACATCACCAACTACCGCAACCAGGTCGATGCCGAGATCCGCAAGGTCGGCCTCGCCCAGTTGATCAAGAACCTGCAGACCCAGGGCGACCAGGCGCTGAAGGCGATGGAGCAGGACGGCAAGGCCCATGGCGGCTGA
- the mlaE gene encoding lipid asymmetry maintenance ABC transporter permease subunit MlaE — MNARIGNDNVVTQALGQIGDCGLFLLQVLAAIPRSLRHGRETVRQLWFTGAMSLTIIMTCGLFVGMVLELQLYHVLSMFGSTSMSGTVVAIATYRELGPVVTALLFAGRAGTAITAEIGLMRATDQIAAMELMAVDPLAYVAAPRFLAGLVAMPLLCCVFCALAVFGGHLVGVTWLGIDNGTFWSNMTATVDVWQDIVSGVIWKSLAFGAVVALIAVFQGYTAPPTSEGVAYATTRTVVASSIAILALDFVLTAFLM, encoded by the coding sequence ATGAACGCGCGCATCGGCAACGACAACGTGGTGACCCAGGCGCTGGGCCAGATCGGCGACTGCGGGCTGTTCCTGCTGCAGGTGCTGGCGGCGATCCCGCGCAGCCTGCGCCACGGGCGCGAGACGGTGCGCCAGCTGTGGTTCACCGGCGCGATGAGCCTCACCATCATCATGACCTGCGGCCTGTTCGTGGGCATGGTGCTGGAACTGCAGCTCTACCACGTGCTGTCGATGTTCGGCAGCACCTCGATGAGCGGCACGGTGGTGGCCATCGCCACCTACCGCGAGCTGGGCCCGGTGGTCACCGCGCTGCTGTTCGCCGGCCGAGCCGGCACCGCGATCACTGCCGAGATCGGCCTGATGCGCGCCACCGACCAGATCGCCGCGATGGAGCTGATGGCGGTCGATCCGCTGGCCTACGTGGCTGCGCCGCGCTTCCTCGCCGGGCTGGTCGCGATGCCGCTGCTGTGCTGCGTGTTCTGCGCGCTGGCGGTGTTCGGCGGCCATCTCGTCGGCGTGACCTGGCTGGGCATCGACAACGGCACGTTCTGGTCGAACATGACCGCGACGGTGGACGTGTGGCAGGACATCGTCAGCGGCGTGATCTGGAAGAGCCTGGCCTTCGGCGCCGTGGTGGCGCTGATCGCGGTGTTCCAGGGCTATACCGCGCCGCCTACCAGCGAGGGCGTGGCCTACGCCACCACGCGCACCGTGGTCGCCTCGTCCATCGCCATCCTGGCGCTGGACTTCGTGCTGACCGCGTTCCTGATGTGA
- the mlaF gene encoding phospholipid ABC transporter ATP-binding protein MlaF, whose translation MNAAPHDDTLIRIRGLTTVLNGKKVFDALDLDIPRGKVTAIMGPSGTGKTTLLKHITGQMRGDAGELRVDGKNVPELGREALYALREKIGYLFQNSALLTDFDVFENVAFPLRQHTKLPEVLIRNIVLTKLQAVGLRGAAPLMPSELSGGMARRVALARAIVFDPMLILYDEPFVGLDPIALNQVLKLIRTLNETLGITSVLVAHELEAIKQVADHIYLIANGKVVAQGDPKTIADDGSPWTRQFFGGEADGPVPFQYPAGDYAEALGFPRGKA comes from the coding sequence ATGAACGCCGCCCCTCACGACGACACGCTGATCCGCATCCGCGGCCTCACCACGGTGCTGAACGGCAAGAAGGTCTTCGACGCGCTGGATCTGGACATCCCGCGCGGCAAGGTCACCGCGATCATGGGTCCCAGCGGCACCGGCAAGACCACCCTGCTCAAGCACATCACCGGGCAGATGCGCGGCGACGCCGGCGAACTGCGGGTGGACGGCAAGAACGTGCCGGAGCTGGGCCGCGAGGCGCTGTACGCGTTGCGCGAGAAGATCGGCTACCTGTTCCAGAACTCCGCCCTGCTCACCGACTTCGACGTGTTCGAAAACGTGGCCTTCCCGCTGCGTCAGCACACCAAGCTGCCGGAAGTGCTGATCCGCAACATCGTGCTGACCAAGCTGCAGGCGGTGGGCCTGCGCGGCGCGGCGCCGCTGATGCCCAGCGAGCTTTCCGGCGGCATGGCAAGGCGCGTGGCGCTGGCGCGGGCGATCGTGTTCGACCCGATGCTGATCCTCTACGACGAGCCCTTCGTGGGCCTCGATCCGATCGCGCTGAACCAGGTGCTGAAGCTGATCCGCACGCTCAACGAGACGCTGGGCATCACCAGCGTGCTGGTGGCGCACGAGCTGGAGGCGATCAAACAGGTGGCCGACCACATCTACCTGATCGCCAACGGCAAGGTGGTGGCGCAGGGCGATCCGAAGACCATCGCCGACGACGGCTCGCCGTGGACGCGGCAGTTCTTCGGCGGCGAGGCGGACGGCCCGGTGCCGTTCCAGTATCCGGCCGGCGACTACGCCGAGGCGCTGGGTTTCCCGCGAGGCAAGGCATGA
- the gmk gene encoding guanylate kinase, whose protein sequence is MSEPAACTLFVVAAPSGAGKSTLVNALLEREPAISLSISHTTRPPRPGEQYGRHYYFTERTEFEREIAEGIFLEHAEVHGNLYGTSRDKVEALLAQGRDVLLEIDWQGAAQIRRSKPDCVSVFILPPSRVELERRLRGRGSDAPEVIERRLANSRGEIAHAHEFDYIIVNDRFEDALDELQAIVRAVRLRSAPQCRRHEALIAELLA, encoded by the coding sequence ATGAGCGAGCCGGCCGCCTGCACCCTGTTCGTGGTCGCCGCGCCCTCGGGCGCCGGCAAGTCCACCCTGGTCAATGCGCTGCTGGAGCGCGAGCCGGCGATCTCGCTGTCGATCTCGCATACCACGCGGCCGCCGCGGCCGGGCGAGCAGTACGGGCGCCATTACTACTTCACCGAGCGGACGGAGTTCGAGCGCGAGATCGCCGAGGGCATCTTCCTCGAGCACGCCGAGGTGCACGGCAACCTGTACGGCACCTCGCGCGACAAGGTGGAGGCGCTGCTGGCGCAGGGGCGCGACGTGCTGCTGGAGATCGACTGGCAGGGCGCGGCGCAGATCCGCCGCAGCAAGCCCGATTGCGTCAGCGTGTTCATCCTGCCGCCGTCGCGCGTGGAACTCGAACGCCGTCTGCGCGGTCGAGGTTCGGACGCGCCGGAGGTGATCGAGCGCCGCCTCGCCAATTCTCGCGGCGAAATCGCCCATGCGCACGAGTTCGACTACATCATCGTCAACGACCGCTTCGAGGATGCGCTGGACGAGCTGCAGGCCATCGTGCGCGCGGTGCGCCTGCGCAGCGCGCCGCAATGCCGCCGGCACGAGGCGCTGATCGCCGAGCTGCTGGCCTGA
- a CDS encoding YicC family protein has protein sequence MTRSMTAYASAESGGPSGALSCELRTVNHRYLELSPRLPDELRSLESVLRERIMAKLARGKVDVTVRFSADVQRDSLQINEALLQHLSSLKLDLVSRFPGMQVQFTDLLRFPGVLRSEAIDPEAQQATLLEVLDHALDALTATREREGAKLAQGLRERLDAIERIVAQVREWMPEIRTALRTRLETRLADLKQPADPGRLEQELVLQVTRSDVDEELDRLATHIAETRRVLELKEPIGRRLDFLMQEFNREANTLGSKSVDARSTNAAVELKVLIEQMREQVQNIE, from the coding sequence ATGACACGCAGCATGACCGCTTATGCCTCCGCCGAATCCGGTGGCCCTTCCGGCGCGCTGAGCTGCGAGCTGCGCACGGTCAACCACCGCTACCTTGAGCTCTCGCCGCGCCTGCCGGACGAGCTGCGCAGCCTGGAGTCCGTGTTGCGCGAGCGCATCATGGCGAAGCTCGCGCGCGGCAAGGTGGACGTGACGGTGCGCTTCAGCGCCGATGTGCAGCGCGATTCGCTGCAGATCAACGAAGCGTTGCTGCAGCACCTGTCCTCGCTGAAGCTCGACCTGGTGTCGCGCTTTCCGGGCATGCAGGTGCAGTTCACCGACTTGCTGCGTTTCCCCGGCGTGCTGCGCAGCGAGGCGATCGATCCCGAGGCGCAGCAGGCGACCCTGCTCGAGGTGCTGGACCACGCGCTCGATGCGCTCACCGCCACCCGCGAGCGCGAGGGCGCCAAGCTGGCGCAAGGCCTGCGCGAGCGGCTGGATGCGATCGAGCGCATCGTGGCCCAGGTGCGCGAATGGATGCCGGAAATCCGCACCGCGCTGCGCACCAGGCTCGAGACGCGGCTGGCCGACCTCAAGCAGCCGGCCGATCCCGGCCGACTGGAGCAGGAACTGGTGCTGCAGGTCACCCGCAGCGACGTGGACGAGGAACTCGACCGTCTCGCCACCCACATCGCCGAGACGCGCCGCGTGCTGGAGCTGAAGGAGCCGATCGGCCGCCGCCTCGACTTCCTGATGCAGGAGTTCAACCGCGAGGCGAACACGCTCGGCTCCAAGTCGGTGGACGCGCGCAGCACCAATGCCGCGGTGGAGCTGAAGGTGCTGATCGAGCAGATGCGCGAGCAGGTGCAGAACATCGAATGA
- the rph gene encoding ribonuclease PH, giving the protein MVNFPALPCPIAPMNQPAPSGSRPSGRASDQLRAVSIERRYTRHAEGSVLVSFGDTRVLCTASVESKVPGFLRGKGEGWVTAEYGMLPRATHTRSDREAARGKQGGRTLEIQRLIGRSLRACVNRQALGERVITLDCDVIQADGGTRTAAITGAYVALVDAVNDLVKRENLKRNPIVGAVAAVSVGIYKGVPVLDLDYAEDSDCDTDMNVVMNDGGGFIEVQGTAEGHAFRRDEMDALLGLAEKGIAELVAAQRAALAR; this is encoded by the coding sequence ATGGTAAACTTTCCCGCCCTGCCTTGCCCAATCGCCCCCATGAACCAGCCAGCCCCTTCCGGCAGCCGTCCCAGCGGCCGCGCCAGCGACCAGTTGCGCGCCGTCTCGATCGAACGACGCTACACCCGGCACGCCGAAGGCTCGGTGCTGGTGAGCTTCGGCGATACCCGCGTGCTGTGCACCGCCAGCGTGGAGAGCAAGGTGCCCGGCTTCCTGCGCGGCAAGGGCGAGGGCTGGGTCACCGCCGAATACGGCATGCTGCCGCGCGCCACCCACACCCGCAGCGACCGCGAAGCCGCACGCGGCAAGCAGGGCGGGCGCACGCTGGAAATCCAGCGCCTGATCGGCCGCAGCCTGCGCGCCTGCGTCAATCGCCAGGCGCTGGGCGAGCGTGTGATCACGCTGGACTGCGACGTGATCCAGGCCGACGGCGGCACGCGCACCGCCGCGATCACCGGCGCCTACGTGGCCCTGGTCGATGCGGTGAACGACCTGGTGAAGCGCGAGAACCTCAAGCGCAACCCCATCGTGGGCGCCGTGGCCGCGGTGTCGGTGGGCATCTACAAGGGCGTGCCGGTGCTCGACCTCGACTACGCCGAGGATTCCGACTGCGACACCGACATGAACGTGGTGATGAACGACGGCGGCGGCTTCATCGAGGTGCAGGGCACCGCCGAAGGCCATGCCTTCCGCCGCGACGAGATGGATGCGCTGCTGGGCCTTGCCGAGAAAGGCATCGCCGAGCTGGTCGCCGCGCAACGCGCCGCGCTGGCGCGCTGA
- a CDS encoding VOC family protein, translating to MAQYIASFALVVADYDEAIAYYTRVLGFELREDSPRENGKRWVLVAPPGATTSILLAKAANDLQATRIGDQTGGRVGFFLHTDNFERDFAAMTSRGVRFAEAPRHEDYGSVAVFEDIYGNRWDLLQPKP from the coding sequence ATGGCCCAATACATCGCCAGCTTCGCGCTCGTCGTGGCGGATTACGACGAGGCGATCGCGTACTACACCCGGGTGCTTGGCTTCGAGCTGCGCGAGGATTCGCCGCGCGAGAATGGCAAGCGCTGGGTACTGGTAGCGCCGCCGGGCGCCACCACCAGCATCCTGCTGGCCAAGGCGGCGAATGACCTTCAAGCCACGCGCATCGGCGACCAGACCGGCGGCCGCGTGGGATTCTTCCTCCACACCGACAACTTCGAACGCGACTTCGCCGCGATGACATCGCGCGGCGTGCGTTTCGCCGAAGCGCCGCGCCACGAAGACTATGGCTCCGTTGCAGTCTTCGAGGATATCTACGGCAATCGTTGGGACCTGTTGCAACCGAAGCCATGA
- the rdgB gene encoding RdgB/HAM1 family non-canonical purine NTP pyrophosphatase, with protein sequence MKLVLASGNPGKLKEFGALLADSGFDVVPQGRFGIDDVEETGLTFVENALLKARHAARASGLPALADDSGLCVEHLGGAPGLYSARYAGTHGDNAANNAKLLRELDGVPDEQRRAFFLCVLVLLRHADDPAPLIAEGRWHGRVLHAPRGMQGFGYDPLFLPDDETASAAELPPGLKNRISHRGRALAELRHRLASLRA encoded by the coding sequence ATGAAACTCGTACTCGCCAGCGGCAACCCCGGCAAGCTCAAGGAATTCGGCGCCCTGCTCGCCGACAGCGGATTCGACGTGGTGCCGCAAGGCCGGTTCGGCATCGACGACGTCGAGGAAACCGGCCTCACCTTCGTCGAGAACGCGCTGCTCAAGGCGCGTCATGCCGCGCGCGCCAGCGGCCTGCCCGCGCTGGCCGACGACTCCGGCCTGTGCGTGGAGCATCTCGGCGGCGCACCCGGCCTGTATTCGGCCCGCTACGCCGGCACGCACGGCGACAACGCGGCGAACAACGCCAAACTGCTGCGCGAACTCGACGGCGTGCCGGACGAGCAGCGCCGCGCGTTCTTCCTCTGCGTGCTGGTGCTGCTGCGCCACGCGGACGACCCGGCGCCGCTGATCGCCGAAGGCCGCTGGCACGGCCGCGTGCTGCACGCGCCGCGCGGCATGCAGGGCTTCGGCTACGACCCGCTGTTCCTGCCCGACGACGAAACCGCCAGCGCCGCCGAACTGCCGCCGGGCCTGAAGAACCGCATCAGCCACCGCGGCCGCGCGCTGGCGGAGCTACGCCACCGGCTGGCCAGCCTGCGCGCCTGA
- the hemW gene encoding radical SAM family heme chaperone HemW has protein sequence MPLIAPPLSLYVHMPWCVKKCPYCDFNSHGLRGAPPPYAEYVDLLLADLDADLRDFGAAAQGREIVSVFFGGGTPSLFAPELIERFLDGARARLPFAADCEITLETNPGTVEHGRFDGYLKAGVNRLSFGIQSFDDDKLRRLGRIHSAAEAEAAVKSAQDAGYANLNLDLMYALPEQTLDGALADVERAIALAPTHLSHYQLTLEPNTAFAANPPPLPDDDHAWAMQEACEARLAGAGYAQYEISAYARPGRRCAHNLNYWRFGDYLGIGAGAHGKLSDAAAGSVHRRWKTRHPRTYMEAAAGAARIGGDAPVAADELPFEYMLNALRLIDGVPLADFGERTGLPPERIAARLAGARRRGWLADDTQQLRTTALGQRFLNDVIASFLD, from the coding sequence ATGCCGCTGATCGCGCCGCCGCTGTCGCTGTACGTGCACATGCCCTGGTGCGTGAAGAAATGCCCGTACTGCGACTTCAACTCGCACGGCCTGCGCGGCGCGCCGCCGCCCTATGCCGAATACGTGGACCTGCTGCTGGCCGACCTCGACGCCGACCTGCGCGACTTCGGCGCGGCCGCGCAGGGCCGCGAGATCGTCAGCGTGTTCTTCGGCGGCGGCACGCCCAGCCTGTTCGCGCCGGAACTGATCGAACGCTTCCTCGACGGCGCACGCGCACGCCTGCCGTTCGCGGCGGATTGCGAGATCACCCTGGAGACGAATCCCGGCACCGTGGAACATGGCCGTTTCGACGGCTATCTCAAGGCCGGCGTGAACCGGCTCTCCTTTGGCATCCAGAGCTTCGACGACGACAAGCTGCGGCGCCTCGGCCGCATCCACTCCGCCGCCGAGGCCGAAGCCGCGGTGAAGTCGGCGCAAGACGCGGGCTACGCCAACCTCAACCTCGACCTGATGTACGCGCTGCCGGAACAGACGCTGGACGGCGCGCTGGCCGACGTGGAGCGCGCCATCGCGTTGGCGCCCACCCACCTCTCGCACTACCAGCTCACGCTGGAGCCGAACACCGCCTTCGCCGCCAACCCGCCGCCGCTGCCCGACGACGACCACGCCTGGGCGATGCAGGAGGCCTGCGAGGCGCGTCTCGCCGGGGCCGGCTACGCACAGTACGAAATCTCCGCCTACGCACGACCGGGCCGGCGCTGCGCGCACAACCTCAACTACTGGCGCTTCGGCGACTACCTCGGCATCGGCGCCGGCGCCCACGGCAAGCTCAGCGACGCGGCCGCGGGCAGCGTGCATCGCCGCTGGAAGACCCGCCACCCGCGGACATACATGGAGGCCGCCGCCGGCGCGGCCCGCATCGGCGGCGATGCCCCCGTGGCCGCCGACGAACTGCCGTTCGAATACATGCTCAACGCGCTGCGCCTGATCGACGGCGTGCCGCTGGCGGACTTCGGCGAACGCACCGGCCTGCCGCCGGAACGCATCGCCGCCCGGCTTGCCGGGGCGCGGCGCCGCGGCTGGCTGGCCGACGATACCCAGCAGTTGCGCACCACCGCGCTGGGCCAGCGCTTCCTCAACGACGTCATCGCCAGCTTCCTCGATTGA